From one Streptomyces sp. SCSIO 30461 genomic stretch:
- a CDS encoding succinate dehydrogenase, which produces MAQATRTVHRPYMTRTLWRSTVGKKTVMAVTGLIMLGYLVVHMLGNLKIFFGRDEFNGYAHWLRTLGEPLLYYEWALWGVRVVLLAAVVLHAVSAYQLSRRDIRARPAKYVHKRPRASYATRTMRWGGIILGLFIVWHLLDLTTLTVNENAQHGRPYENVVASFSTWYGNTVYLTAMLALGLHIRHGFWSAAQTLGAGKASRDRALKTAADALALVLTAGFVSVPVAVMTGLVN; this is translated from the coding sequence ATGGCTCAGGCAACGCGGACGGTCCACCGCCCGTACATGACGCGCACGCTCTGGCGATCGACCGTCGGCAAGAAGACGGTGATGGCCGTGACGGGGCTGATCATGCTCGGGTATCTGGTCGTCCATATGCTCGGCAATCTCAAGATCTTTTTCGGCCGGGACGAGTTCAACGGGTACGCGCACTGGCTGCGCACCCTGGGGGAGCCCCTGCTGTACTACGAGTGGGCGCTGTGGGGCGTCCGTGTGGTGCTGCTCGCGGCCGTCGTGCTGCACGCCGTCTCGGCGTACCAGCTCAGCAGGCGCGACATCCGTGCCCGGCCCGCGAAGTACGTCCACAAGCGGCCCCGGGCGAGCTATGCCACCCGGACCATGCGCTGGGGCGGGATCATCCTCGGGCTGTTCATCGTCTGGCATCTGCTGGACCTGACCACGCTGACCGTCAACGAGAACGCACAGCACGGCCGCCCGTACGAGAACGTCGTCGCGAGCTTCTCCACCTGGTACGGCAACACCGTCTATCTGACCGCGATGCTCGCCCTCGGCCTGCACATCCGGCACGGCTTCTGGAGCGCCGCCCAGACCCTCGGCGCCGGCAAGGCGTCCCGCGACCGCGCCCTCAAGACCGCCGCCGACGCACTCGCTCTGGTGCTGACGGCGGGCTTCGTCTCGGTACCCGTCGCCGTCATGACGGGACTGGTGAACTGA